TTTGGATCCGAGGCTGCTCCACGGAACAAAGCCTCGCGCTGCCGCCGCTGCTCCGCGGTTGTTTTCCTCCTGAGCCGGTATAAAACTCCTGGCAGCGCTCGGCAGCTCCGGGCTGCCCGCGGTTCTCCTCCAGACACGCTCCGGACCGGCCTCGCCCCGCCGTGCCGGGGGTCCCACGGCCGTCCCGCCGGGCAGGACCCCGTCCTGGGGCGGTGGCAgcggcaggagctgctggagccttgGGCTCACCGCGTCTCCGGGTGATGGGGTGAGTGGGGCCGAGCCTGTGCCGGGACCGGGGGGGCACAGCGGGAGTGACACCTCCCCGGAGGGCTCCGACAGCCGTGCCTGGTGGGCGtcatccagccctgccacaggcGACACTGTGGCTGTCCCTGCGGCCAAACCACCCCTCCCAACGATATCCCATCCTGCGGGGACAAAGCTGTCGAGGCAGATGCGTGTCCCCACAGGACTGAGGGGggcagctgtgcctgtcccctcctgggCCTGGGATGGGGACAATGGCGGGGACCACCGGCAGTGGCAGGGGGCTCTTGCAGGTCTGGTGCTGCATGGGGGGGTCCTGGTCTCTCTGAGGTGACAGTGGGGAGGTGAGGGGTGCCCTGGCACATCGGTGGCAGTGCAAGGACAGTGGTAGTGGCACCGTGTGGGTGCAGAGCTATGATTCATCTCCAGATCCGGTGGTTTTGAGGTCGTGGGCAGGGGGGTGTGGGCGGGGGGGGTAGGTGAATATTTTTGGTGTTGGTTTCTGAAGTTTCAGtgagtgcagctctgctgggcaggagccagtggtgcctggcccagctccatcctgtgGTGTCCCATGGTGATGAGGGGGTGCAGGAACCCAACTGCTTCTGCTGGGTGGGATCTGGGGGCACACAGGGTGCCAGTAAAACCCGGgggtttcccagagcagccaggtgAGATGGGGTGGGGAACAAGGGGCTGCAAGGAGCTGGGGTCTTTCCATCTCTGGGGGTGGGCAGAGTGCTGGGGCACCCACTGGGCCTCCTCCATTTCAGGGTGCAGGGAACTGGGGGTCTCCTGACTTCCCTTTTCCATGGCCATGTCTGCCCGTGTGAtgggcacagcctgagctgtgctggctccgGCCgttcctcctgcctggcacacaccgtgctgggggtgctgccagcagggaggcCACAGCAGACACGGAGTGTTCATTGTCACCACGGGGGCAGCTGGTGTCACCACCAAGGCTGGGGAATGTGCTTTGGGGGTCACCATCAGCCTTGATGGCAGTGTGGGCACAAGCATGGGTGGCACATTGCGTGTGCACTGAGCCCATGTCGGGGATCTGCCGGGTGACACGGTGGTGACAGGAGACATAGTGGCAGGAGTCATGGCGCTGCTGCTAGTGGGGGCACTGGCATGGGAGAGTGGGCAGGAGGACAGGAGCTGGTCCCTGCTCCCTGTCTTGTCTCTTCTCCTGAGGTTCTGGGTCTGTGCCATGGCTGTGGCTGTCCTGGTGGATGTGTGAAGCGGCTTCCCAGGACGGGGGTGTCTCAGTGTGGACATGGTTGTCCCGGTGtggacaggctgcccaggatGTGATTGTCCCAGTACAGATGTGGTTGTCCtggtgtggctgtggctgtcccagcGTGGACAGGCTGTCCAAGATGTGATTGTCCTGGTGTGGATGTGTATCCCGGTGTGAATGTGCTGCCTGCAATGCGGGTGCCGGCATCATTGTCCCACTTCCCCCCGCACTCAGCCCgctgccccagagctggcagtgccgGTGGTGCCGGAGGTGGGGTCCAGGAGCTTGTGGGCCCTCTAGGGCAGCCCTAAGGCAGTGTGGGGCCGGGGCCGAGCCCTCTAATCGcctcagcagctcaggcaggcCAGGGCCGGTCCCAGGAATGTGACTCCGGCGGCGCGGGAGTGGCCGTGGCAGCGGTGCAGAGCGCCCATGGCAGCGACAGGTCATTCCCAGCGCGGCCAGCGCTGGCAGCCGCCCGGGACCGCGGTCCTGCCCCGCTTATCGGGGCGGCCCGGCCTCGCACAAGGGCCCATTGTGCTGTGGGGCCGTGTGCGGGGCGCGGCTGGTGGCGGTGCCAGCACTGACACCGCCACGGTCCCGTCACCACCGTGGCCACAGCCGTGTGTCCTGGCCCCTCTGCTCAGGAGGAGGGCAAGGTGGTGGCACTGCAGCCATGCGGTGACCTGAGGTGTCTACTCTGGCCCTGTTCCCCCATCCCAGGGTGCCAGAGCGTCCTGGAAGTGGGGTTGGCCACAGGGCACCAATCAAGGCTTGTTCTGGCCCCTTTCCACAGGGCTGGCGCGAGCCCTGAGCCGTTCCCAGCCACCGCTCGTCCGTGACTCAGCGCCTGCCGTGGAAAGCAGAAGTGtccccctgtgcccccccagCTCATCCTTTCCAGCGGGGTCATGTCCCTGGCTCCCGGGCGCCACACGGCCCCAGTGTCACCGTCCTGCCGGGTCCCTGCCTTGGCACCTGGGGGCCAGGACACCCTTTTTGGGTATTTTGGTGAGAGCACAACGTTCCCGAGAACAATCCCAGTGTGTTCCCAAACTAATCCTGAGCTGCCCATGAGATTAAGCCCAAAAAGCTGCTTAGCGCCTCGAGCAGCGACACCGTCCCGCGCCGGCACCCCGGCACCCAGCGAGGTGGTGGCCCTGCACCACGTCCCCCCCCGTGGGAGGGTCCCATCCTGAATTTGGGGGGGGTTGAATGCTGGCGGCGGCTTGGCGGGCGCCCCAGGAGAGCGGCGTGGCAGGGCGGATAATCTGCTTGCTGGAATGTGGATGTGCTGGCTCCGGCCCCGGACTGGAGTAGGGATTAGGGAGAAGCCAGAGCAGGGTAGCACCGAATTTTGGGAAAAGGTGGGATCCAGGCTGCGGTGAGGCTCGAGGAGCCACAGTCTCGGCATTCGCCGAGGCCAAAACTCCTCCAGCCTCACCACGGCCACGGTGCTGGCGCCCCAGCTGTGACGGTGACGAGGACAGTGATGCCACCCATGTGAGATGCAGTCATCCGTCACCACCCTCCTCAGTCCCCCCCGTCACGTGGGGCCACCTCCCGTGGCAATAAACCCGGCACGCTGGTGCCAGAGGGGTCAGCGCAGGGCCCGGGGAGCTGCCAAGGAGCAAATGTGGGTGGAAGCTGGGTTGGGCTGGGGAAACTGGGGGGGGGGGCTTGGGGGGTTTTGGGAGGGTCGGGTACTGCTGTGCCCCCCCACTCTGGCACTCTGCCCGCACCCCGCAGGGTTGGGTGCTTGCCCGGGGTCCCGCTGCCCCAACTCCGCTCCCCTCGCGGCGTTTGTCTTGGCCGCAGCTCTCCCATTCCAACCAGTGGCCAAGACAAACCAGCCCCGAGCCAGCCCGACCCGAGGaggggcagccccggcccctGCCTGCGGCACGGCTCTGGGGGGACCCCCTGATCCCCCTCTGTGCCCCCAGGTTATGCTGCCCCGACAGCGTCCCCTGAGCCCCCGCGAGAAGGAAAAGGGCTAAGCCGGCTGTGCCGGGGGCCGTGCCGGCACCATGACCCACTCCCAGGTGTCTTCCGAGCTTCACCACATCGTCTCCTCGGCCTTCCAGAGCGTAAGTGCCACCGCGGGGGCGGGCCTTGTGGCTGGGGGGATGAGAGGCTGCACCCCCGATGGTGCCGGGGGGGTGACGGGTGTCACGGCACAGTCCCTGCCCCGTGGGGCACCTGGGGGATGCCCgactgctgagctgtgcccgGAGCACCAACGCCCTCGCTCAGGTGTGGGGCAGGTTCTggggtgctggcagtgctgtgtggcACCTGCCCCACTGCTCAGCCATGGGGCAGCactgccccacagcagctccccgGGGCACGCCaggccagctgtgccagggtggCGGGTGCCCTTGGGGCCGGCACGGTGCCAGTGCCGGTGGCGTGGCCGTGGTGGTGGCCGCggtgccagcactgccctggcgACGGGTCCCGGGCCAAGTTAATGATTGACCCCGGTGTCACGCCGCGGCTCCCGGTGCTGTTGGCAAGTGCCCGTCGTGCGCACGTGACCGGGGATGGGACTGGCCCCATCCTAATGGAGTTCCTCCGGGGCTCCCAGGTAAGCTGCGGCCTAGGGGTCTCCTGAGGGCTCTCTGTGGTGCCAGCTCGGGGCACTGTGCCCACCTGTGCCACAGTGACGCCAGGTGCCGGACAAAGGAGTGTGCTGGGTGCTCCTGGGGTGCAGGATGGAGCCTGGCAGGTTTGGGGCCATGGGGCCTTGGCCAAAGGGGCCTGGGGGGTCTGGGGGATCACAGAGGTCACGGGGATGGTGGAAGGGATGTGGCAGGAGTGGGGGATGCAGGTGCAGGACATGGCCTGATGCCACCACTGCCATCGCGTGGCAGCCTCGGTGTGCCAGAGTGGTGGGTGTGATGGGGTGGCCTGGGTCATCACCTGGTCACCCCCTGCATCACCCTCCGGGTTCCCCCCTGGGGGGTCCTGTGGTCACTGTGCAGGAGGGACACCTGTGCCCAAACCTGATACCTGGGCTGGGGTTCAGGTGGGGTGGCCTTAGCACAGCCCTGCACCGGCAAGTGTTGGTGGGGTGTCCTCTCGGGGTGGTGGGAGCTCCCCCACCGCTGCCCGGGGGTGTCCCTGCAGGCAGATCCTGGTACCTGGGGTACTCCTGTACCCCCGGGTCCCCCGGGACCTGCCGCCTGCCGGGGTCGCTGGGTGGGGGCCGTGGCAGGGGGGCTCGGCTGTGCAGCCCCCGCAGGGGCTGAGGGGTGCAACGTTGGCAGGGGATTTACCGGGGCACCGGAGCGCGGCCGGGGGGTCTCTGCACTCCAGGGGCAATCGGAGCTCGGCGGGGCGAGCCGGTTGTTCGGGTGGGGGGCGGGAGGGGATGCGGCGTCCCGAGGGGCCGGAGCTGGCGGGGGGATCGGCATATCGCGAGTGGGGCCGGCACATCCCGGGGGGATCCGCACATCCCCGGGGGGATCGGGACATCCCGGGGGGATCCGCACATCCCGGGGGGGATCGGGACATCCCGGGGGGATCCGCACATCCCGGGGGGATCGGGACATGCCGGGGGGATCGGGACATCCCCAGTGGGGCCGGCACATNNNNNNNNNNNNNNNNNNNNNNNNNNNNNNNNNNNNNNNNNNNNNNNNNNNNNNNNNNNNNNNNNNNNNNNNNNNNNNNNNNNNNNNNNNNNNNNNNNNNNNNNNNNNNNNNNNNNNNNNNNNNNNNNNNNNNNNNNNNNNNNNNNNNNNNNNNNNNNNNNNNNNNNNNNNNNNNNNNNNNNNNNNNNNNNNNNNNNNNNNNNNNNNNNNNNNNNNNNNNNNNNNNNNNNNNNNNNNNNNNNNNNNNNNNNNNNNNNNNNNNNNNNNNNNNNNNNNNNNNNNNNNNNNNNNNNNNNNNNNNNNNNNNNNNNNNNNNNNNNNNNNNNNNNNNNNNNNNNNNNNNNNNNNNNNNNNNNNNNNNNNNNNNNNNNNNNNNNNNNNNNNNNNNNNNNNNNNNNNNNNNNNNNNNNNNNNNNNNNNNNNNNNNNNNNNNNNNNNNNNNNNNNNNNNNNNNNNNNNNNNNNNNNNNNNNNNNNNNNNNNNNNNNNNNNNNNNNNNNNNNNNNNNNNNNNNNNNNNNNNNNNNNNNNNNNNNNNNNNNNNNNNNNNNNNNNNNNNNNNNNNNNNNNNNNNNNNNNNNNNNNNNNNNNNNNNNNNNNNNNNNNNNNNNNNNNNNNNNNNNNNNNNNNNNNNNNNNNNNNNNNNNNNNGGGGGCTCTGCgggtgcaggggctggggagcggcgcggggacagccctggggtggGCGGAGGGCACCTGGCGGTGCTGAGGTTcacaggagctggcaggagagcaggacagcGGGACACCCAGGGGCACAGCCCGGCCCGGGAGCTGTGGCACTTGGGGCGGGGGTGACACGGAGCACAGCGCTGAGGCCGGGGATGCTGGGGCTACGTGGGGTGCGGGTGATGCAGTGGGTACCCAGCCCTTGGCTGCCTGTCCGGGGCACCCATCCCGCGGGGCTGCGTGACCGGGACGTGCCGGGCTCGGTGGCGTGTGCCCGCTCATCGCTGCTGCCGGCCCGCAGCCCGAGCAGGAGGCGCTGGGCGCCGGCTCACCTGCCTtcggggaggaggaggaggagaaggaccTGAACAAGGCCCTGGGCGTGGAGCGCTTCGAGGAGATCCTGAACGACGCTCACCCCCGCAACGCTGAGGAGGCCGGGCGCAGCTACGGCGAGGAGGACTTCGAGTGTGAGCGGGGCCAAGGGCGGGCAcggagcagggaaggggcagggagcGGACAGGGGGCAAGCAGGGAGCGGGGAACTGGCAGGAAATGGGCGGGGAACGCAGAACCAACTCCCAGTCCCCCCAGACCACCGCCAGTCGTCCCTCCACATCCACCACCCGCTCTCCACGCACCTGCCCCCCGACGCCCGCCGCAAGAAGGGGATCCCgaaaaagggcaaaaagaaGGCCCGCCGTGCCTCGGTCCCCGGAGAGACCCCCACCATCGAGGAGGCtgaagaggatgaggatgacGCGTGCGACACGGAGACGGAGCGGTCGGCGGAGGAGCTGCGGCAGCCCGGGCCGGCCGAGGCAGTGCAggtgagggcagggctgggctgggggcagcgCTGTGCTCCCCGGCTCGGCACATCTGGCCACAGCTGGGgcaccagagcagctgaggccGGTGCTGCCCATGGCCTGGGAGATGTGGCTCCCCAGCAGCCGGCTCACCCGCTGCCCCCCCAGTTCTTCTTGCAGGAGGACGAGGTCACCGAGCGCCGGGCAGAGGAGCCGGCAGCCCCCGCGGCACCGCCCGGCTCCCCCCCTGAGCCCCGAGCGGCCATGGCCCTGAAGGAAGCCCAGGCCAGCAGGTGAGCTAGAGTTGGGTGATGCTGGGGCTCTTGGGGAGTGGGCAGCATCCTCTGACCACCCCATGGCAGGATTGGGGTGCAGAGTGCACTCAGCACTGAGGTGGGCTCCTGCCTTGCAGCCCTGATGCAGAGCAGGGGGCTCCGGGGGAGGGAGCAGCCGCTGAGGCTGGGTCCCCGGGTCGCCCCGTGCCGAAGTCACAGCCGGGGCACCGGAGCTACAACCTGCACGAGCGGCGGTGCATCGGCAGCATGACAGCTGCCGAGCAGGACCGCTACCAGAAGATGCCGACAGACGAGTCGGAGGCGCAGACACTGGCCTCGGCTGACCTGGACTACATGAAGAGTGAGTGGGCTGTGCACCTCgggctgtgctgtggccagTCTGTGTGGGCTGGGACAGTGGGTCAGGCAGTGCCTGTggagtggggctggggatggtggGGCTGGCATTGCTGGGGATGGTGGGTTTGGGACAGTGGGGCTGGCAGTACTAGGTTGCCTTGTGGCTGCAGCCAAGCTGGGCTGGGTGCAGGCACTGactgctcccagtgctgggcacaACCACCGGGGACCCATCCCTGGTGCTGGGCCAAGTCCCCGTGGAATGTGGCCAGGAGCTGagcctggggcagctggagcagtgctggtggctcCCCTGGGCACTCACCAGCCCCAGGGATTCACAGTCCAGGGCTCTCAGGGTGGCAGCTGATGATTTGCTGTGGAGCTCCCAGGGGAGCgcagccagagcagagcccaggtgCCAGTGAGGATGGGTGGGCCTTGGCACAGGTGACCCCAGTGCCAGGAGCCACCTCAATGCCTGCTTGCCATTGCTGGTGGTGACCAAGTGAGCCCCCAAAGGTGCCGCGCttgcccccagcactgggatgaTCGCTCTGCCCTGAGCTATCCCAGGCAGGatccatcccacagctccacGGCCGCCCATGCCAGGGCTCACAGAGTTCACAGaatgtcccctgtgctggggtttgAGATGCAGGGCCCCACAGATTGGCCACCCCCCATTGCTGACCCCCCTCAGGTCACCGCTTTGAGGATGTGCCGGGCGTGCGCCGGCACCTGGTGCGGAAGAGCGCCAAGGCACAGATGGTCCACGTCAGCAAGGGCCACAAGGAGCCCAGCACGCGGCAGCGCAAGCAGGACCGGCAGCCCCACGAGGTGCGGGGTCCTGGGGCAGGGGACGGGCAGGGAtggggggctctggggtccTGGCACTgacctggaggtgctgcaggtgtTTGTGGAGCTAAACGAGCTGGTGGTGGACAAgaaccaggagctgcagtggaaGGAGACGGCGCGCTGGATCAAGTTTGAGGAGGATGTGGAGGAGGAGACGGATCGCTGGGGCAAACCACACGTGGCCTCCCTCTCCTTCCGCAGCCTCCTGGAGCTCCGCAAGACCCTGGCCCACGGTAGGGAGGCGGAGACCACCCTGTGGGGCCCACGGTGAGGTggggtcctgtccctcctggcCTCAGCACCCCCTCCGTTGTCCAGGGGCCGTGCTCCTGGACCTGGACCAAAAGACGCTGCCGGGGGTGGCTCACCAGGTGGTGGAGCAGATGGTCATCACGGACCAGATCCGGGCCGAGGACCGTGCCAACGTGCTGCGGGCGCTGCTGCTCAAGCACAGGTGGGCATGGGGGGCACAAAGTCCCTTTTCcccgggctctgctccctgagctgtggGGCTGATGCTGTTCCTGGGATCCTGGCAATGGCTGTGCCATTGGGCCACCACGGACAGCCCTGGCCCTGTCCCGCAGCCACCCGAGCGACGAGAAGGAGTTCTCCTTCCCGCGGAACATCTCAGCGGGCAGCCTGGGCTCCCTGCTCGTGCACCACCACAGCACCAACCACGTGGCTGAGGGCAGCGAGCCAGCCGTCACCGAGCCCCTCATAGCCGGCCACGCCGGCGAGCACGACACGCGTGTCGACGTGGAGCGGGAGGTGGGTGCCACGGCCCCCCCCTGCCCACACCCCGGGGAAGGGCCCTGACCCCGgtcccctgctctgtccccgCAGAGGGAGGTCCTCACACCCACGCCCCCAGCTGGCATCACTCGCTCCAAGTCAAAGCACgagctgaagctgctggagaagatCCCAGATAACGCTGAGGCCACGGTGGTGCTCGTGGGTATGGAGGGGTGGGCAGGCCAGGGGTGTGGGGACCGCTTAGCGGGCACCCTGGTGACCCCTGTGCCCCTCGTGCCCCCCAGGCTGTGTGGAGTTCCTGGACCAGCCCACCATGGCCTTTGTGCGGCTGCAGGAGGCCGTGGAGCTGGACGCGGTGCTGGAGGTGCCTGTGCCTGTGCGATTCCTCTTCGTGCTGCTgggccccagcagcacccacatGGACTATCACGAGATTGGGCGCTCCATCTCCACCCTCATGTCCGACAAGGTCCGTGCCCCAGGGCAGCGGGGCCCCACCGGGGCggggggctgtgccagcctgggggGTTTGGGGCTGTACCAGGCTGGGGGTTCAgggccctgctgggacagggacttgaggctgtgctgggcGGGGAGCTCAGGgttgtgccagggctggggggtcAGGATCATGCTGGGATTATGATCTTGAGACACcactggtttggggtttggggctgggatggggctgagctCAGGACTCAgatgggatgggctggaggGCTCAGATTACGCCAATGCCGGGGTCTCAGAGAAATGCCAGGATGAGGGCTTGGAGTTCTGTCGGGGCTGGGGAGCTTGGGGCCATGCCAGGATGCCAGTTGGGTCTCATGGCCATACCAGGGTGGGGGGCCAGGCCCATCCTGAGGCCACGGGCTTGGGGCTGATACCGAGCTCTCAGGACGCCCCAGAGCTGCGGCGTGGGCACTGACCCTTGCTGTTTCCCCTCAGCAATTCCACGAGGCCGCGTACCTGGCTGACGACCGTCACGACCTTCTGAATGCCATCAATGAGTTCCTGGACTGCAGCGTGGTGCTGCCGCCGTCCGAGGTGCagggtgaggagctgctgcgCAGCGTCGCCCACTTCCAGCGCGAGATGCTGAAGAaaaggatggagcaggagcggaggctgctgctggagcccaaGTCCCCTGAGGAGAAAGGtgccaggggcagggctggggccagggcagggtttggggAGGATGTCCCAGCTGTTGGGGTCTCACTGTCTGTGTGTCCGTGCATCCGCCCACCCCCAGCGCTGCTGAAGCTGAAGGTGGTGGAGGACGAGGCTGAGGAGGACGACGACCCCCTGAGGCGCACGGGCCGCCCCTTTGGGGGGCTGATCCGGGACGTGCGGCGGAGGTACCCCCAGTACCTGAGCGACTTCCGAGATGCGCTGGACCCCCAGTGCATTGCTGCCGTCATCTTCATCTACTTTGCCGCGCTGTCGCCTGCCATCACCTTCGGGGGGCTGCTGGGTGAGTGGGGGGCTGCAGGCGGCGCTGGGCACTGCCCGGTGTGCGCTGTGGGGCACGGCCCATCCTGATGGTGTCCCTgagcctgtcctgctgcaggggagaAGACACAGGACCTGATCGGGGTGTCGGAGCTGATCATCTCCACGTCGCTGCAGGGCGTCCTCTTCTGCCTGCTGGGTGCTCAGCCCCTGCTCGTCATCGGCTTCTCGGGGCCCCTGCTCGTCTTTGAGGAAGCCTTCTTCACGGTGAGGTGCTGGGGTCtgccctgggggctgggggggaccccccactgcccagggcacacatccccacagcccttctgccagggctctgccccaCTGCCCAGGGCCGTGTCCAGCCCTGCCACCGTCCTGACACCCGTCTGTCCCTCCGTCCGTCTGCATGGCTGGCCAGTTCTGCACATCCAATGAGCTGGAGTACCTGGTGGGGCGCGTCTGGATCGGATTTTGGCTCATCCTCATCGTGCTGGTCATGGTGGCTTTTGAGGGCAGCTTCCTGGTGCGTTTCGTCTCTCGCTTCACCCAGGAGATCTTTGCCTTTCTCATCTCCCTCATCTTCATCTATGAGACCTTTTCCAAGCTGGCCAAGGTGAGCCATGGGGTCGAGCTGGGGGGGCTGCGGCAgggccaggcaggacagggctgaacatcccatcctcctgctccagatCTTCCAAGAGCACCCCTTGCACGGCTGCCTGAGCGCCAACAGCTCGGCCGAGGCCTGGGGCAACGGCAGCGTGCCCGCAGCCAACAGCACCGCGCTGGCCACCAGCCCAACTGTCCGTGGTGCCACCAAGGTCACAGGGCAGCCCAACACAGCGCTGCTCTCCCTTGTGCTCATGGCCGGCACCTTCTTCATCGCCTTCTTCCTGCGCAAGTTCAAGAACAGCCGCTTCTTCCCCGGACGGGTGCGTGGGGACGGCCGTGGGGCTGGCATGAGCCTGGGGGCCACGGGGCTGGGATGAGCCCAGGGGCCTGGGGTGGGCCTGGAGGGCTGtggccaggctggcactggTGTTCCCCCAGATCCGGAGGCTCATCGGGGACTTTGGGGTGCCCATCGCCATCCTGGTGATGGTGCTGGTGGACTACAGCATCCAGGACACCTACACCCAGGTGAGCAGCCACCCATCCACTGCCTGGGCAGGATGCCTAACCCCACACACTCCTCGGGATCCCTGTGCCCCATCCCACTGTCCTGGCTGCGGGTCAGCTGTTCCATCTGTCCCCAGCATGGCTGCGCCTGCTCAGTCACCTCTGGCTCCCAGCATCTgaccttccctctccctctgtcTGGCTTCTGTGGGTCCCAGTGCCTCCAAGACCCCTTCACTCTATGGGCCACAGCCAATGCCCTCTCAGTGTTTGTCTGCCCCACTCCCTGCAGAAGCTGAGTGTGCCCAGCGGGTTCTCAGTGACAGCCCCAGACAAGCGGGGTTGGGTGATCAACCCCCTGGGTGTGCAGAGTGCCTTCCCTGTGTGGATGATGGTGGCCAGCGGCCTCCCTGCCATCCTCGTtttcatcctcatcttcatgGAGACCCAGATCACCACGTGAGTCCAGTGGGGCCGGGCAGGGGGCATTGCTGGGGCAAGGGggagcctgtgctgtgccaaCCATCTGCCCTCACGCCCAGGCTGATCATCAGCAAGAAGGAGCGGATGCTGCAGAAGGGCTCTGGGTTCCATCTCGACCTCCTGCTCATCGTGGCCATGGGCGGCTTCTTCGCGCTCTTTGGGTTGCCCTGGCTCGCCGCAGCCACCGTGCGCTCGGTCACCCACGCTAACGCCCTCACCGTCATGAGCAAGGCCgtggcacctggggacaagCCCAAGATCCAGGAGGTGAAGGAGCAGCGGGTCACCgggctgctggtggctgtgctTGTCGGTNNNNNNNNNNNNNNNNNNNNNNNNNNNNNNNNNNNNNNNNNNNNNNNNNNNNNNNNNNNNNNNNNNNNNNNNNNNNNNNNNNNNNNNNNNNNNNNNNNNNNNNNNNNNNNNNNNNNNNNNNNNNNNNNNNNNNNNNNNNNNNNNNNNNNNNNNNNNNNNNNNNNNNNNNNNNNNNNNNNNNNNNNNNNNNNNNNNNNNNNNNNNNNNNNNNNNNNNNNNNNNNNNNNNNNNNNNNNNNNNNNNNNNNNNNNNNNNNNNNNNNNNNNNNNNNNNNNNNNNNNNNNNNNNNNNNNNNNNNNNNNNNNNNNNNNNNNNNNNNNNNNNNNNNNNNNNNNNNNNNNNNNNNNNNNNNNNNNNNNNNNNNNNNNNNNNNNNNNNNNNNNNNNNNNNNNNNNNNNNNNNNNNNNNNNNNNNNNNNNNNNNNNNNNNNNNNNNNNNNNNNNNNNNNNNNNNNNNNNNNNNNNNNNNNNNNNNNNNNNNNNNNNCCTGAGCCCTGGCCAAACTGGTGTGGCCATCCTGCCCCCAGTTGACACAGGGATGTGGGACCCTCCCCATGTGAGGgggaggtggggctgggggggctgtgctgagcccccTCCCGAGGCTGACACTGCTCTGGCCCAGGGCTGTCCATCGTCATTGGGGACCTGCTGCGGCAGATCCCCCTGGCCGTGCTCTTCGGCATCTTCCTCTACATGGGTGTCACCTCCCTCAATGGCATCCAGTTCTACGAGcgcctgcagctgctgctgatgccCCCCAAGCACCACCCTGATGTCACCTACGTCAaaaaggtggggagggggcCTGGGGAGGATCCTTGGGGCAGGgcccaggctgggacagcagccaggCCGGGGTGCCCTGGCGTGGGAGCGCTGCCGTGTCTGCAGGACAGGCTGACAGAGCCTGGTTTTGGGGGGCGGCGGAGGACACAGTcggggctgtggggcagccaGACCCCGGCGG
The sequence above is drawn from the Parus major isolate Abel chromosome 2, Parus_major1.1, whole genome shotgun sequence genome and encodes:
- the SLC4A2 gene encoding anion exchange protein 2 isoform X2, which translates into the protein MTHSQVSSELHHIVSSAFQSPEQEALGAGSPAFGEEEEEKDLNKALGVERFEEILNDAHPRNAEEAGRSYGEEDFEYHRQSSLHIHHPLSTHLPPDARRKKGIPKKGKKKARRASVPGETPTIEEAEEDEDDACDTETERSAEELRQPGPAEAVQFFLQEDEVTERRAEEPAAPAAPPGSPPEPRAAMALKEAQASSPDAEQGAPGEGAAAEAGSPGRPVPKSQPGHRSYNLHERRCIGSMTAAEQDRYQKMPTDESEAQTLASADLDYMKSHRFEDVPGVRRHLVRKSAKAQMVHVSKGHKEPSTRQRKQDRQPHEVFVELNELVVDKNQELQWKETARWIKFEEDVEEETDRWGKPHVASLSFRSLLELRKTLAHGAVLLDLDQKTLPGVAHQVVEQMVITDQIRAEDRANVLRALLLKHSHPSDEKEFSFPRNISAGSLGSLLVHHHSTNHVAEGSEPAVTEPLIAGHAGEHDTRVDVEREREVLTPTPPAGITRSKSKHELKLLEKIPDNAEATVVLVGCVEFLDQPTMAFVRLQEAVELDAVLEVPVPVRFLFVLLGPSSTHMDYHEIGRSISTLMSDKQFHEAAYLADDRHDLLNAINEFLDCSVVLPPSEVQGEELLRSVAHFQREMLKKRMEQERRLLLEPKSPEEKALLKLKVVEDEAEEDDDPLRRTGRPFGGLIRDVRRRYPQYLSDFRDALDPQCIAAVIFIYFAALSPAITFGGLLGEKTQDLIGVSELIISTSLQGVLFCLLGAQPLLVIGFSGPLLVFEEAFFTFCTSNELEYLVGRVWIGFWLILIVLVMVAFEGSFLVRFVSRFTQEIFAFLISLIFIYETFSKLAKIFQEHPLHGCLSANSSAEAWGNGSVPAANSTALATSPTVRGATKVTGQPNTALLSLVLMAGTFFIAFFLRKFKNSRFFPGRIRRLIGDFGVPIAILVMVLVDYSIQDTYTQKLSVPSGFSVTAPDKRGWVINPLGVQSAFPVWMMVASGLPAILVFILIFMETQITTLIISKKERMLQKGSGFHLDLLLIVAMGGFFALFGLPWLAAATVRSVTHANALTVMSKAVAPGDKPKIQEVKEQRVTGLLVAVLVGLSIVIGDLLRQIPLAVLFGIFLYMGVTSLNGIQFYERLQLLLMPPKHHPDVTYVKKVRTLRMHLFTGLQLACLAVLWAVMSTVASLAFPFILILTVPLRMCLLSRIFTDREMKCLDAAEAEPILDEREGVDEYNEMPMPV